The following proteins are encoded in a genomic region of Cydia strobilella chromosome 19, ilCydStro3.1, whole genome shotgun sequence:
- the LOC134750255 gene encoding neo-calmodulin-like isoform X2, whose protein sequence is MNQLKGIMTRQTSSGGGEPGPPDEPSRPASRGPPSVALSHSESQLSQRSVSPVRVQRQVTFLKPAADTNLDRKASIVDETSGITRTQMKEFREAFRLFDKDGDGTITKEELGRVMRSLGQFARVEELHDMLQEVDSDGDGNVSFEEFVSILSKSMSVGSGASSAEQEERELRDAFRVFDKHNRGYICASDLRAVLQCLGEDLSEEEIEDMIKEVDSDGDGRIDFLEFVRALGEPEDACDDEDEDDVIDTDIALPRPVAAN, encoded by the exons ATGAATCAGCTCAAGGGCATCATG ACGAGACAAACTAGCAGTGGCGGGGGTGAGCCGGGACCACCGGACGAGCCTTCTCGCCCCGCCAGCCGGGGCCCTCCTTCCGTAGCTCTGAGCCACTCTGAGAG CCAGCTGTCTCAGCGATCAGTATCCCCCGTACGTGTCCAACGACAGGTGACGTTCCTCAAACCGGCCGCCGATACCAACCTTGACAGGAAAGCGTCCATCGTGGATGAGACTAGTGGCATTACAAGGACCCAGATGAAAG AATTTCGCGAGGCGTTCCGCCTCTTCGACAAAGATGGTGACGGCACCATTACCAAGGAGGAGCTGGGGCGGGTCATGCGCAGCCTCGGACAGTTCGCGCGTGTCGAGGAGCTTCATGATATGCTGCAAGAGGTCGACAGCGATG GTGACGGCAACGTAAGCTTCGAGGAGTTCGTCAGCATCCTCTCCAAGTCCATGTCAGTGGGCAGCGGCGCTAGCTCCGCCGAGCAGGAGGAGCGCGAGCTTCGCGACGCGTTTCGTGTGTTCGACAAGCACAATCGCGGGTACATCTGCGCGTCTGATCTGCGAGCGGTGCTGCAGTGTCTTGGAGAAGACCTTTCCGAGGAGGAAA TCGAAGACATGATTAAAGAAGTGGATTCAGACGGAGATGGACGCATTGATTTCCTAG AATTCGTCCGAGCGCTTGGCGAGCCAGAAGACGCCTGTGATGACGAGGACGAAGATGACGTCATTGACACTGATATCGCGCTGCCGAGGCCTGTTGCCGCCAACTAA